From Methylovorus glucosotrophus:
GTCGTGAGCGATGTCTCGTGGGCAGCGAGCAATGGCGACCGCAGCGAAAACGGCGATTACATCTATGGCAAACGACGGTTGCGCCAGATCGACTCGCGCTTGCGGTTTCTGATGAAAAGCATGGACCTGGCCGTGATCGTCGACCCCAAGGAGCAGCAGTCGCTGGAGAAAGTGTTTTTTGGTGCCTGGGTATCGCTTTACTCACTGGAGCGCGACATCGAACACCATTACCGCATCGTCGGTCAGAATGAGCTCGACCCCACCCGCGGCTATATCAGCTGGATATCGCCGCTCGCGCGCGCCATGCTGGGCAAGCAGATCGGCGATGTGGTTCGCGCGCAGACGCCCGCCGGTGAGGAAAGCTACGAAATCATTGATATCCGTTACAGCCCGCCGGAAAGCTGAGCGAAAACGCACGCATGACAGACAAGCGACAACGCTGGGATATCTTCTGCCGCATCGTCGATAACTACGGCGACATCGGCGTTTGCTGGCGGCTGGCACGCCAACTGGCCCATGAATATGCGCTGGATGTCAGGCTGTGGGTTGATGCTTTGCCGGTGGCACAACGTCTGCTGCCCGCGCTGGATACGCAGCTGGCCGAGCAAGTGCTGGATGGCGTTACCATCGCGCACTGGTCGCCAGACTTCCAGTTTGACCGGATAGCCGACGTGGTGATTGAAGCCTTTGCCTGCGAGTTGCCCGACCCCTACATCAACGCCATGGCGGCGCAGCCGCCGGTGTGGATCAACCTGGAATATCTCAGCGCCGAAGCCTGGGTGGAAGAGTTCCACCTGCAACCCTCCCCTCACCCCCGACTTGCGCTCAAGAAGACGTTTTTCTTCCCTGGCTTTACGGAAAACACCGGTGGGCTATTGCGCGAGCGCCACTTAATGAAAGAGAGAGATGCCGCGCAAGCTGGGTCTTCTGCCACGTTCAGCGTCATGGCAAGCCCTGCCGATGCCTTGCGGGTTTCCCTGTTTGCCTATCCGCAAGCCAACATTGCGGGCTTGTTCACCGCCATGGCGAGTGGCGACAGACCGGTGGTGTGCCTGATACCGGAAAGTAGCCTGCTGGCGCCTGTCAGCCAGTTTTTCGACACAGAAACACTCCAGCCTGGCGATCATTACTCGCAAGGTTCACTAAGTGTCCATATCCTGCCGTTTCTCAGGCAGGCGGAGTATGACCAGCTCTTGTGGTCGTGCGACCTCAACTTTGTGCGCGGTGAAGACAGCTGGATCCGCGCCATCTGGGCAGGACGGCCCTTCGTCTGGCAACCTTATATCCAGAGCGAAGATACGCATCTGGTTAAACTCGAAGCATTTTTGCAACGTTACCTTCCGCCTTTGGGAACAGCTGCGGCGGATGTCTGGGCCACGTTTCATCGGCAATGGGCACAAGAGCAACTGGCAGCCGATAGCTGGTCCCGGCTGGCGCATGCCTTGCCCGCCATTCAGCAGCATGCCAGCCAGCAATCGCAAGCCCTTGCTGCACAAGACGATCTGGCGGCCAAGCTGGTGATTTTTGTGAGAAATTTTCAATAATCTAGGGTATAATTCGCGGCTTTTTACACTTCACCCTTTTTAAGGTCGCAGGACAACACATGAAAACAGCTCAGGAACTTCGCGTAGGCAACGTATTTATGGTGGGTAACGATCCCATGGTCGTACTCAAAGCCGAATACAGCAAATCGGGCCGCAACTCTTCCGTGGTCAAGATGAAATTCAAGAATCTGCTCACCGAATCCCCGAGCGAAGCGGTTTACAAAGCCGATGACAAGTTTGATGTTGTCGTGCTGGAAAAGAAGGAAGTGAGCTACTCCTACTTTGCTGACCCGATGTACGTGTTCATGGATACCGAATACAACCAGTACGAAATCGAAGCCGAAACCATGGCCGATGCCCTGAACTTCCTGGAAGACGGCATGCAATGTGAAGTGGTGTTCTACAACGGCAAGCCTATCTCGGTTGAACTGCCAAACTCCGTTGTTCGCGAAATCACCTACACCGAGCCAGCGGTCAAGGGCGACACCTCCGGCAAGGTCATGAAGCCAGCCCGTATCTCCACCGGTTTTGAACTGCCAGTGCCTTTGTTCTGTGACATCGGCGACAAGATCGAAATCGACACCCGTACGCTGGAATACAAGAACCGCGTCAAGTAAGCAATACACAGCATTTCATGGTGGCATGCACCATGCAAAAAAGGGAGCTCAGGCTCCCTTTTTTATTGTCCGAATACATCCCTTAACCCCGTCAATCAGGCTTGCGTTTGTAGCCGACAATTTTCCGCCTTGGCGCTTCAGGCGGTCTTTCCAGCATGGCCTGGGTACGTGCCCCCGCCTCCGCAATCAGCTCTTCAATCAGCTCGGCTTCGGGCAGGTTGTGCCAGTATTTCTTGGGCATTTCCTTTTGCATGGCCTTGAGCTTGAGCCGCGCCGGATTGAAAATATGCCGGTAGTAACTCAGCCATAGCGCCTCACTAGCATCCTCTTCGGGCAAGGCCTCCGGCATGCCGCCGGGCAAAAACTGCAAGGCTTTGCCATCCCAATGCATGCCCATGCGCGGGCTCATGATGGTCCAATCCATGCTGGTGAATCGGCCAATAAAGAAAGGCGCGATCGCCGCAATAATGTGATGTTCGGGCTCAAACCAGGCCAGGTAACGTGTCCGCACTTCCACAACGGTTTCGCGAAAGCGGACAAAGGCTTTCATCTTGTGCTTGTCGCGCCCCACCGCTTTTGCCATGGCATGCAGGCGGGCAACATCGGCATCCCCCGTCAGGCGCATCAACCCGCGCTCACGCTGGCAACGCCAGAGCACCCGGTAAAGCAAGCCGAACCGCTCAGTCGCAGCATGCAAAATAACCATGCGCGCAAGCTCAATAAACTGCTTGGACACCATCAACCGCTGGCCGTCTTTGGCGGGTGGCGCCTGCGTGTCAGGTACTGACTTGACGGAGGCCATGGCAAATATATCCCCTTGGACGATGGACTCCTCGGTCGGCCGCACACACCAGTGCACATCGTGCGGGGCCACGCCTGCCAGAATCAGACGGCGTGCCGCATCGCGCCAGCCATCCATATCGGTTTCATGCTGTAGATAAACCGTTTCCATTTCAACTACAGGAATAATCCCAGTTGCTGCGGCATGGCTGGTGTTTCTTTCAGCTGGGCAGGCAGGCTGGCTGCATCCAGCGTGGCGCCGGGGTGATGGTCAGGCACTTGAATGAACGGCAGCATGCGGTTGACCGGCGCCCGCATGCGCACCAGATCATCCAGCCGTACAGCCCTGACACGGCGTGCAGCCAGAATGCGTTGCACATTACGCACACCCAGGCCGGGCACCCGCAACAAGGTAGCTTTAGGAGCACGGTTGATATCAACCGGGAACATGGCGCGATTCTGCAAGGCCCAGGCGGTCTTCGGGTCCATGTCCAGAGCCAGCATGCCTTGCTCACCGGTAATGATTTCATGCGATTCAAATCCGTAAAACCGCATCAGCCAATCGGCCTGATACAGTCTGTGCTCGCGCACCAGCGGCGGTGATTGCAAGGGAAGCACCGGGCTAGCATCGGGGATAGGGCTGAAAGCCGAGTAATACACGCGCCGCAGGCGATACTGGCCATAAAGATCGGCGCTGGTATTCAGGATAGTCCTGTCATCCGTGGCATCTGCACCGACGATCATCTGGGTGCTTTGGCCTCCAGGTGAAAAGCGCGGCGGGCGCTTGCCCGTCAGGGTTTTATCTTTGCTCGCATCAATGCGCTCGCGCAATTTGCCCATGGAAACACGAATCGCCACGCCATCTTTTTCTGGTGCCAGGGTCGACAGGCTTGCCGCCGTCGGCAGTTCAATGTTGATGCTGAGCCGGTCGGCATACCGCCCGGCGCGCGCCAGCAATTCCGGGCTGGCATCGGGGATGGTTTTCAGATGAATGTAACCCCGAAAATCATGCTCTTCACGCAGTATGCGTGCCACTTCCACCACTTGCTCCATGGTGTAATCCGGGCTCTGGATTATGCCGGAGCTGAGGAACAGACCTTCGATATAGTTTCGGCGATAAAACGACAGGGTGAGCTGCACCACCTCATCAATACTGAAGCGGGCCCGAGGCACATTGCTGGTCACCCGATTAACGCAATACACGCAGTCATACAGGCAAAAATTGGTGAGCAGAATTTTCAATAGCGAAATACACCGACCATCCGGCGCATAGCTATGACAAATGCCCATGCCCGTAGTGGAGCCTATGCCTTTGCCATCGCGCGAGTTGCGCTGCTCGGTGCCGCTGGAGGCACACGAGGCATCGTATTTGGCGGCATCCGCCAGTATCTCCAACTTCTGTTTTAGCTGCATGAAGTTATTGTACGTTCGTTCAACTCACTTTCCTAGCAAGTGGCTAATTGCATCGTATTGAGCTTAGGCAACAGCTGAGCTTCGCTTGTGTAAATAACGAAAAATCCCGCTGCCAGATTCAGGCAATTATGACAATAGTTCGTGTGTCAACCTCAACGGGCACAAGTTTTGCTATATCTTTACTACGCGCCGTACCCAAACAAGAAAGTGAGTCTCTTATGCCTACCGATCAAATCCCCAGCAGCCACTGTCACATGATAGACAGCATGGTCAGTCTTAACCGTTATCGGGATGGCTTGCAGCAACTGCAGAATGTATGGGACAACCTTTCCCTGCTGAGCCAGCTTTCGGGTACCGGGACCGACATGACAGAAACCCGCCAGGCCTTCAGCCAGGTGACCAATGATGTGCTGAATAGTCTGGCCGAGGAAACGCTGGACAAGACCGTTACCTCGCTCACCTCCAAAGCCCAGGTAACCGTGGACATTGTGGTGCGTAACCTGTTTGAGCGCACCGCAGACATCGGTTTCCTGGCGACTGACGATGACATCCGTGCATTTCTGGACAAACATTTCAGTGGCTCCGCCTACCCCTCGGATTTGGATGCCCTGCGCCATCGCTTTCGCGAATACGTCAAAAAATACTCGGTTTACTCCAACATCATCCTGCTCGATACCGATGGCAATGTGCTGGTACAGCTGGATGAGAAAAACCCCGTGACACAGAGCCAGGACGCCTTGATTGCCGAGGCGCTGGAGACCACGGAAGCCTATGTGGAAGTGTTCCGCAAAACCGATCTGCTGCCTGAGCAGAACACCAGCCTGATCTATGCGTATCGCGTGACCACCACCAACCAGCGCGTGGCTGGCGTGCTATGCCTGTGCTTCCGTTTTGAAAACGAAATGGAAGGCGTGTTCGGCGACCTGATCACGCACCAGGATTGGGCCGTGGGCTTGTTGCTGGATCAAAAAGGGTGCGTCGTCGCCAGCAGCGACAAATATCAGATCCCGATTGGTGCCCCGCTTGAAGTGGCCGCCGACAAGGACTATCTGCTGACCCGCTTTGCCGGGCGTGAATACATCGCCGTTACCTGCAAAACCAAGGGCTATCAGGGCTATATGGGACCAGGCTGGATTGGTCACGCCATGATTCCGCTGGAGCATGCGTTTGATGGCGATATTGCGACCTCTGTCGCCGGCATTGATAAAAAGCTGCTCGCCAAGGTGATGCGCAGCCCCCTGCTATTCTCGCAAACGCTGCTGGGCATTCCCAAGCAGGCATCCACCATCCAGAACCGCCTCAATCAGTCGGTCTGGAACGGCAATATCTGGCAGAAACGCGAATCTGGCCAGACCGCGCATCAATCCAGCTTTTCCAAGACCTTGTTGTGGGAAATCAGCAATACCGGCTTCAAGACGCAACATGTCATTGAGACTACCGTGTCTGACCTCTATCAGACGGTGGTATCGGTCATGCTGGAAAACTCGCGTTTCTTTGCGTCGCTCGCCGTCGATATCATGGATCGCAACCTGTATGAGCGCGCCAACGACTGTCGCTGGTGGGCATTGACGACGACCTTCCGTCAATTGCTCAGCCACAGCAACCGCTCCCGCAGCGATGTCGCCGCGATTGAAAAAGTGCTGTCGTACATCAATGGCTTGTACACGGTGTATGCCAATCTGGTGGTCTTCGACCGTCAGGGCGAGATCATCGCCGTTTCCAATCCGGCCTACAACGATTGTGTAGGCACATTCATCGAAGCCGAATGGATGTCGCGCCTGAGAGGGCTGCGCAGCTCGCAGGATTACGTGGTGTCGCGCTTTGAGGCCACCCCGCTGTACAAAAACAAGCCAACCTACATTTACGCCGCCGCCATTCGTTCAGAAGACGACGTTGGCATCGTCGGCGGTATCGGCATTGTGTTTGACAGCGCCCCGCAATTCTCCGCCATGCTGACAGATGCCTTGCCGCGCGATACAGCCGGCGAGCCTATCCCAGGCAGTTTCACGCTTTATGTAGACGGCGATTTGCAGGTCATCTCCTCCACCCTTCCTGCATTCAGCGTGGGCAGCACATTTACCATCCAGCCTGCCCTGTGCAAGCTGGCACCGGGCGAAGCGGCGTTCGATATCGTGCTGCATGAAGGCCGCTATTACGCTGTCGGCGCCCGTGCATCCTCAGGCTATCGCGAGTTCAAGGGACCGAATGACCCCTACCAGAATCCGGTGACGGCGCTGATCTTCATCCCCCTGGGCAATGCGGCGGATATCGATGCCATGATCACCTCCGACAATACCTATCAGCACACGCAATTCAAGCCTACCTCCAGCAGCACACCGGTCGCGGGCGCAGAAGAGTACGCCACTTTCTATGTCGGCAACGAATGGATGGCCTTGCCTGCCGGTCAGGTACTTGAGGCGGTGCAACCTGAAAACATCAAGCAGCTGCCAGAAAGCGCCCATATCCTTGAGGGTATGATGCAGCATAGAGGTGGCGTGATTCCGGTGCTGAATCTGGCCAAGCTGATCAATACCGAGTGCCACACAGCGCCGGAAAATCGCCAGGTGATTGTGATTGAAGCAACGGAGGAATCCCCGCGCTTTGGTATTCTGGTCAGCGCACTGGGCGAGATTCCATCGATTGTGCCTTCGAATATTGAGCTTATCGCGACCATCTTCTCCATCGGCAACACTCCAGCCGAGGGCGTCACCCGGGTTAAATCCGATAGTGGCAAAGACAACCTGCTCATTGTGTTATCCACGCAAAGTCTCTGGAAGAAAATATACAACTACCAGCAGGCGCTGGAAAACAATGTCGTGCAGATAGCGGCTTGATCGCCATCGGAGCACATAGCAAGACACCGCGCACAAGCGAGTATGATGGCGGCTTGAAATCCGCGCGAGATCATGAGCATGCCTAAGGAATACATCACGCCTGGCGTGTATGTGCAAGAAACATCCTCAACTCCGCCCGCCATTGAAGCCATGGCGAGCGGAGTACCGGTATTCATCGGCTATACCGAGCTCGCCGGCACCTCGCAGGAGCCGCTCACTCTCGTCCCTCGCCGTATCAGTCATCAATGGGAATTCATCCAGCTATTCGGCAGTGCGTATCCCGAAAGCGGCTTTGCAGTCTCCATCAAGGCCGACGGCACAGCCGCAGCGCAGGTGCAATCGACCAGCCCGCATGTGCTGCATGACAGCCTGGAACTGTTTTTTGCCAATGGCGGGCAGGATTGCTGGGTAATCTCCGTCGGCAGATTCAAAACAGCCAATGAGACACTGCAATTAGCGGAGTTGCAGGCAGGCCTGGATATCGCGGCCACCATGCAGGGCGTAGACCTCATCGTCATCCCCGAAATGCAGGCACTCAGCCTGGATGACTATCGCACCCTGGCCGATGCTGCCTTGTCCCATGCCGCCACCTGCCATGATCGCTTTGTGATTCTCGATATGCTGTTCAAACCCGCTCCGGGCAATACCTCCAGCCTGGCGCAGCATTTTCATGAGGGCCTGGAAATATACCGGGAACAGGGCATAGGTCAGCAGCATCTGAGCTGGGGAGCGGTGTATGCGCCTCATCTTTTGGTCAACCTGCCGCGCAGGCTGGATGAGCCCAATATCCAGGTCACTCTGGCCGATGGCAGCGAGCTGTCGCTGTCCAATCTGTTTGCGCATCATCGGGCTTTGTATACCGCCGTCATTGCCGCCATTCATGCCCAGCCGCGGGTACTGCCACCGTCCGGTGCCATCGCCGGATGCTATGCCGCCCAGGATCGCAACCGCGGCATCTGGAAGGCTCCCGCCAACATGACACTGTCGCTGGTCAACGCTCCTGCCGTGGAGCTGCCGGTGGCGGATTACGAAACCATGAATGTGGATGTGATGCGCGGCAAGTCCATCAACCCCATCCGGCTTTTCACGCACAAGGGCACGCTGGTATGGGGTGCACGCACGCTGGCGGGTAACGACAATGAATGGCGTTATGTACCTACCAGACGCTTGTGTACCTGGATAGAAACCTGCATCCGCCGCAGCTCCGGCTGGCTGACATTTGAAGAAAACACGCCCGCTACCTGCCAAACACTGCAATCAAGCGTCGAGACGTTTCTGATGATGTTATGGCGTAACAGTGTGTTTACAGGGGAAAAGCCCGAGCAGGCTTTTTTTGTGCGGGTGGGTCAAGGGCTGACCATGACCCTGCAAGATGTGGCAGATGGGCGGGTGCGGCTGGAGATCGGGGTTGCCACTCAACGTCCAGCCGAGTTTGTTCATATGCAGCTCAGCTTCATGCTGGGAGCGCAGGCCTGAGAGGCCATCAAGCCTGCGATTTGACGTGACGTTTCATCAGCGAATTCTGCTCCATCTTCCAGTCGCGTTCTTTCTCGGTCTGACGCTTGTCATATTGCTTTTTGCCCTTGGCCAGCCCGATCTGCAGCTTGATGCGCCCCCGGGTGAAATGCAAATCAAGCGGCACCAGCGTATAGCCAGCGCGTTCCACCTTGCCGATCAGCTTGGCAATTTCTTCCGAATGTAGCAGCAGCTTGCGGGTACGAATGGCATCTGGCCGAACGTGCGTTGAGGCAGAACCCAATGGCGTGACATGGCAGCCAATCAGGTAAATCTCCCCGCGCTGGATGATGACGTAAGCTTCTTTCAGCTGGATACGGTTATCCCGTATGGCTTTGACTTCCCAGCCTTCCAGCACAATGCCCGCTTCGTATTTTTCCTCGATGAAATAATCGTGAAATGCTTTTTTGTTCTGTGCAATGCTCATGTCTATCCGTTCCGGTGATGCATATCCACATGACCATGCCGCCATGGTCAAAGTTTATGGTGCCGCACCGGGAATATGGCTTAAAATTGCCATTTTACTCCAGTTGCAAAGCTCCGATGGCTCAGGTTGAAAAAACAGTATTGGTCCCGCACTCCTGCGAGCGCATGTATGCGCTGGTGGATGCCGTCGAAAACTATCCCGCCTTCTTGCCCTGGTGTGGTGGCACCGAAGTCATCCAGCGCGACGAGGAATCCACTACCGCCACGCTGCGCATTGATTATCACGGCATCAAGCAGCACTTCACCACCCAGAATATCAAGACCTACCCCACCATCATGGAAATACGGCTGAAGGATGGCCCTTTCCGCCATCTGGAGGGGGTATGGCGCTTTATTCCGCTGGCAGAAGAAGCATGCAAGATTGAGTTCCGGCTAAGCTATGAATTTTCGAATGGCTTGCTGGAAAAGCTGATTTCGCCGGTATTCAGCCACATTGCCAACACCTTCGTCGATGCCTTTGTTGTGCGCGCCGACGAGGTTTACCGGTAAACGCCACCATGGATTCCAGCCCGCAAATACTGGTTGAAGTCGCCTATGCCGAGCCTGATAGGCAACGCATTATCCCCCTCATGGTGGAGAGCGGCGCAACAGCAGAACATGCTATCCGGCATTCCGGCATTTTGACGGAGTTCCCGCAGATTGATCTCGGCGTTAACAAGATTGGGATTTTCGGCAAGCATGCCAGTTTGCAAACCCCCTTGCGGGCAAGGGACAGAGTCGAGATTTACCGTCCGCTGATTGCCGACCCCAAAGACATACGCAGGAAGCGCGTCGCAGAAGGTCGGGATCTGAAAAAACGCTAACAAAAAAGCGGTGGCAATATCGCCACCGCTTGTTCTGGTCAGCCAGCCAGGCTGGCCTTATTGTATCTTGGGCCTACTTGCAGTATTTATCCACCTGCTTCTGGGCCTCTTCGAGGCCTTTGTCAATCGCGCTGTCATCCAGATACTCGCGCTCGCCATCGGCATTCATCTTGTAAATGCGCCCGCCCTGCTGATAGTTGGCGAGATTGCCACGCGCTGTGGCGCAGTTATCCTGCTTCTGTTTCTCTGCAGCCTGCTTTTGCTGATCCTGCTTTTTGGATCTTTCCGCATCATCGCGGCGACGCTGGGCATCAATCTCCTTCGACAGCTTGGGGTCCTTGATCGATGCCCCTTCCTCAGGTGCGGCCTTGGCCGGTGCTGGCGCAGGAGCGGCGATCTTGCCACCGCCTATGGTTTCATAGGGCAGGTTTTTCGGAGGGATATCCGAGTACCGCGTGGTGCCATTGGTATCTTTCCATTTATACACATCCGCCATCGCCATCATCGGCAACAGTAATAAAGCAACAAGCAGCAAACGCGAATGCATCATGAAAATTCCTTGGCTAAGATAAGGCCTAGCGTAAAACCAGTGGCGCCTGCCGTCAATGCGTACCTGACCAAGGGTGCTGGCCCATGTGGCGCATAGCGCCATGCAAGCCGGATCAGCACTGCACCAACCGTAAAGTGACACCTGATATACGGCAACGCATGATGGTCGTTTACCGAAATACGGCAAATCGGTATAATTAGCTTTTGTCGGAAAGAAATTATATGCGTCTGTTGCAACAAGCGCTTACCTTCGATGACGTATTACTGGTACCGGCACACTCCAATGTGCTGCCACGCGAAGTAAGCCTCGCCACCCAGCTCACCCGCTCTATTCGCCTCAATATCCCCCTTGTGTCTGCAGCCATGGACACCGTGACGGAAGCCCCACTGGCGATTGCTCTCGCCCAGGAAGGCGGCATGGGCATTATTCACAAAAACATGAACATTCAGACGCAAGCTGCCCATGTGGCTCGCGTTAAGCGTTTTGAATCCGGCGTGGTCAACGATCCCGTCACCATTCAGCCGCACATGACCGTACGTGATGTTCTGGCACTTACCCGCCAGCACAAGATTTCCGGCCTGCCCGTCGTTGATGGCACCAAGGTGGTCGGCATAGTCACCAACCGTGACTTGCGCTTTGAAACCAATCTTGACCAGCCTATCGTCAATATCATGACCCCACGCGAGCGTCTGGTCACCGTACCAGAAGGCGCCCCACGTGAAGCCGTCATGGCGCTCCTGCACAAGCACCGCCTGGAGCGCGTGCTGGTCGTGAACGATGCCTTTGACCTCAAGGGCCTGATTACGGTCAAAGATATTCAGAAATCGACGGATCACCCCCTGGCCTGTAAAGATGCCCATGGTCGCTTGCGTGTAGGCGCTGCAGTCGGCGTAGGCGAAGGCACCGAAGAACGCGTCGCCGCGCTGGTAGAAGCCGGCGTTGACGCCATCGTGGTCGACACCGCCCACGGTCACTCTCAGGGCGTGCTGGATCGCGTCAAATGGGTCAAACAGAACTTCCCGCAAGTCCAGGTGATCGGCGGCAATATCGCCACCGCTTCGGCTGCACTTGCACTGGTGGATGCTGGCGCTGATGGCGTCAAGGTCGGTATCGGCCCAGGCTCCATCTGCACCACCCGTATCGTGGCCGGTGTAGGCGTTCCGCAAATCAGCGCCGTATCCAACGTTGAAGAAGCCTTGCGCGGCACTGGCGTTCCGTTTATTGCCGATGGTGGCATCCGCTACTCCGGCGACATTTCCAAGGCCATCGCCGCCGGTGCTTATTCCGTGATGCTGGGCGGCATGTTTGCCGGTACAGAAGAAGCCCCAGGCGAAATCGAACTGTTCCAGGGCCGTTCGTACAAGTCCTACCGTGGCATGGGTTCAGTTGGCGCGATGCAAAAAGGCTCCAGCGACCGCTACTTCCAGGACAACGAAGGCAATGCCGACAAGCTGGTACCGGAAGGCATTGAAGGCCGCGTCCCCTACAAAGGCAGCGTGATTGCCGTCATTCACCAGCTGATGGGTGGCCTGCGCGCTTCCATGGGCTATGTGGGCTGCAAGAGCATAGACGAAATGCGTGAAAAAGCCGAGTTTGTGCAGATTACCTCGGCCGGCATGCGCGAATCGCATGTACACGATGTGCAGATCACCAAAGAAGCTCCAAACTATCATATCGACTAACATCAACCTGCATTGATGCATGGGCAAACCGCTTTGATACTGATTAAAGCCGTTTGCCCTTCATCATTTTAATGGCACTCAATACCATGGCTCACCAGAAAATCCTTATCCTTGACTTTGGCTCCCAGGTCACCCAGCTGATTGCACGTCGCGTGCGTGAAGCGCATGTTTATTGCGAGATTCATCCATGTGATGTCTCCGATGATTTCGTGCGCGACTTTGGCGCCAACGGCATCATTCTCTCCGGCAGCCATGCCAGCGTGTACGAAGAAGAAACCGACCGCGCACCGCAGGCGGTGTTTGAGCTGGGCGTGCCCGTGCTCGGCATCTGCTACGGCATGCAAACCATGGCCCAGCAGCTTGGCGGCAAGGTAGAAGCAGGCACCAAGCGCGAATTCGGCTTTGCCGAAGTCCGTGCACGTGGCCACTCTGCCCTGTTCAATGCGATTCAGGATCGCACCAACAGCGAAGGCCATGGCCTGCTGGAGGTATGGATGAGCCACGGCGACAAGGTCACCGAGCTGCCGCCCGGCTTCAAGGTCATTGCCAGCAACGACACCACGCCGATTGCCGCCATGGCTGATGAAGAGCGCAAATTCTACGCAGTGCAGTTCCACCCCGAGGTCACGCATACCCGCCAGGGCCAGGCCATGCTGAACCGCTTTGTGCTGGATATCTGCCAGACCCGCGCTGACTGGATCATGGGTGACTACATCAGCGAAGCCGTCGAGCGCATTCGCCAGCAAGTAGGCGATGAAGAAGTCATTCTGGGTCTGTCCGGTGGTGTCGACTCCAGCGTGGCCGCCGCGCTGATCCACCGTGCCATCGGCGACCAGCTGACCTGTGTGTTTGTTGATCACGGTCTGTTGCGCCTCAACGAAGGCAAGATGGTCATGGAAATGTTTGCCGGCCAACTGCACGCGCGTGTGATTCATGTGGATGCCACCGCGCAATTCATGGGTCAGCTCGCTGGCGTGAGTGACCCGGAAGCCAAGCGCAAGATCATCGGCCGTGAGTTCGTCGAGGTTTTCAAGGCTGAAGCCGCCAAGCTCAAGGCAGGTACAGGTGGGCACAAGGGTGCCACCTTCCTCGCCCAAGGCACGATTTACCCGGATGTGATTGAATCCGGCGGCGCCAAATCCAAAAAAGCCGTCACCATCAAGAGCCACCATAATGTAGGCGGCCTGCCTGAGCAATTGGGCCTGAAACTGCTGGAACCCCTGCGCGACCTGTTCAAAGATGAAGTTCGTCAGCTGGGCGTGGCCCTCGGCTTGCCACCTGACATGGTGTATCGCCACCCCTTCCCAGGCCCCGGCCTTGGCGTGCGTATTCTGGGCGAAGTAAAACAGGAGTTTGCTGACCTGCTACGTCAGGCAGATGCGATTTTCATCGAAGAA
This genomic window contains:
- the greB gene encoding transcription elongation factor GreB → MADQKNYITPEGYATLKAEFEQLYKIERPKVVSDVSWAASNGDRSENGDYIYGKRRLRQIDSRLRFLMKSMDLAVIVDPKEQQSLEKVFFGAWVSLYSLERDIEHHYRIVGQNELDPTRGYISWISPLARAMLGKQIGDVVRAQTPAGEESYEIIDIRYSPPES
- the earP gene encoding elongation factor P maturation arginine rhamnosyltransferase EarP; protein product: MTDKRQRWDIFCRIVDNYGDIGVCWRLARQLAHEYALDVRLWVDALPVAQRLLPALDTQLAEQVLDGVTIAHWSPDFQFDRIADVVIEAFACELPDPYINAMAAQPPVWINLEYLSAEAWVEEFHLQPSPHPRLALKKTFFFPGFTENTGGLLRERHLMKERDAAQAGSSATFSVMASPADALRVSLFAYPQANIAGLFTAMASGDRPVVCLIPESSLLAPVSQFFDTETLQPGDHYSQGSLSVHILPFLRQAEYDQLLWSCDLNFVRGEDSWIRAIWAGRPFVWQPYIQSEDTHLVKLEAFLQRYLPPLGTAAADVWATFHRQWAQEQLAADSWSRLAHALPAIQQHASQQSQALAAQDDLAAKLVIFVRNFQ
- the efp gene encoding elongation factor P; the encoded protein is MKTAQELRVGNVFMVGNDPMVVLKAEYSKSGRNSSVVKMKFKNLLTESPSEAVYKADDKFDVVVLEKKEVSYSYFADPMYVFMDTEYNQYEIEAETMADALNFLEDGMQCEVVFYNGKPISVELPNSVVREITYTEPAVKGDTSGKVMKPARISTGFELPVPLFCDIGDKIEIDTRTLEYKNRVK
- a CDS encoding TIGR03915 family putative DNA repair protein; amino-acid sequence: METVYLQHETDMDGWRDAARRLILAGVAPHDVHWCVRPTEESIVQGDIFAMASVKSVPDTQAPPAKDGQRLMVSKQFIELARMVILHAATERFGLLYRVLWRCQRERGLMRLTGDADVARLHAMAKAVGRDKHKMKAFVRFRETVVEVRTRYLAWFEPEHHIIAAIAPFFIGRFTSMDWTIMSPRMGMHWDGKALQFLPGGMPEALPEEDASEALWLSYYRHIFNPARLKLKAMQKEMPKKYWHNLPEAELIEELIAEAGARTQAMLERPPEAPRRKIVGYKRKPD
- a CDS encoding putative DNA modification/repair radical SAM protein, yielding MQLKQKLEILADAAKYDASCASSGTEQRNSRDGKGIGSTTGMGICHSYAPDGRCISLLKILLTNFCLYDCVYCVNRVTSNVPRARFSIDEVVQLTLSFYRRNYIEGLFLSSGIIQSPDYTMEQVVEVARILREEHDFRGYIHLKTIPDASPELLARAGRYADRLSINIELPTAASLSTLAPEKDGVAIRVSMGKLRERIDASKDKTLTGKRPPRFSPGGQSTQMIVGADATDDRTILNTSADLYGQYRLRRVYYSAFSPIPDASPVLPLQSPPLVREHRLYQADWLMRFYGFESHEIITGEQGMLALDMDPKTAWALQNRAMFPVDINRAPKATLLRVPGLGVRNVQRILAARRVRAVRLDDLVRMRAPVNRMLPFIQVPDHHPGATLDAASLPAQLKETPAMPQQLGLFL